One window of the Nothobranchius furzeri strain GRZ-AD chromosome 3, NfurGRZ-RIMD1, whole genome shotgun sequence genome contains the following:
- the cyb561d2 gene encoding transmembrane reductase CYB561D2, translated as MAKGSETEAEPRVYGFTRTVSAWLAHIISVVFSVFVAFLSRPGTSWFSWHPFLMTLAFGFFMTEGILVFSPHGSLIQKYSHKTKSRVHLVLQSLCASCAVLGLAAIFYNKHLSDKPHFTSWHGLLGLLTVCVVGVQSLAAAPLNYPFLAKGWSLAKLKRYHAASGLVVYLLGSTSLLLGLCSAWFTATVREYTWYLSALCPVICAVLIMNQVSSAYVAKKRLQS; from the exons ATGGCTAAAGGCAGTGAGACCGAAGCAGAACCTCGGGTTTACGGTTTTACCCGAACTGTCTCAGCATGGTTGGCTCACATCATCTCTGTTGTCTTTTCTGTGTTTGTGGCGTTTCTATCTCGACCAGGAACAA GTTGGTTTTCATGGCACCCTTTTCTGATGACCCTAGCT TTTGGCTTCTTCATGACTGAAGGTATCCTCGTCTTCTCGCCCCATGGCTCCCTCATCCAAAAGTATTCACACAAGACCAAAAGCCGTGTTCATCTGGTCCTGCAGAGCCTCTGTGCTTCCTGTGCAGTTTTGGGCCTGGCTGCCATCTTTTACAACAAACACCTGAGCGACAAACCCCACTTCACCTCGTGGCACGGTCTACTGGGCCTGCTCACGGTCTGCGTGGTTGGTGTACAGTCTCTAGCAGCTGCTCCTCTCAATTACCCATTTCTGGCCAAAGGCTGGTCCCTCGCCAAACTCAAACGCTACCACGCAGCATCCGGACTCGTCGTTTACCTGCTGGGCAGCACCAGCCTGCTGCTTGGGCTGTGCTCTGCCTGGTTCACTGCTACAGTCAGGGAATACACCTGGTACCTGTCAGCGCTCTGCCCTGTTATCTGTGCTGTCCTCATTATGAACCAAGTTTCCAGCGCTTACGTTGCTAAAAAACGACTGCAGTCCTGA
- the LOC139068878 gene encoding uncharacterized protein: MEEEELRQLKNVILQLKAENERLKQEQMAIYGPSGHSSAASPSTSVLQRERLVVVPRERKCPSFRGRTGISLAEWLEEVEACTRSRQLTDLEQALFLFDHLEGEAREEIRFRPRGEREDPARVIAALRELYGCVDSYVALQKAFFSRHQQEGETLQEFSLALMSLMAAVKQQAPTDMPNAEELLRDQFVEHVSDGALRRELKQFVRRNLTATLLEVRAEAIRWEREGSSGGARGRSYSVPSVFGLQYGVQCPQTTAASPMRSELTEMREMLKLQQEQLNKLTEGLLALQGPRWSNPAGRSPLICRRCRQPGHFAKDCDGVRVPSQSTAHSQQSGRQGGRVAPSEN; encoded by the coding sequence ATGGAGGAGGAAGAGCTGCGGCAGTTGAAGAATGTAATTCTACAACTGAAAGCAGAAAACGAGAGGTTAAAACAAGAGCAAATGGCGATTTATGGTCCTAGTGGCCACTCTTCTGCAGCTTCACCTTCTACTTCTGTGCTACAGAGGGAAAGATTGGTTGTGGTCCCCCGAGAAAGAAAATGTCCTTCCTTTAGGGGGCGGACAGGGATTAGTTTGGCTGAGTGGCTGGAGGAGGTTGAGGCTTGCACGCGGTCTCGGCAGCTCACTGATTTGGAACAGGCTTTGTTCCTGTTCGATCATCTGGAGGGAGAAGCCAGGGAAGAAATTAGGTTTCGCCCTAGAGGGGAGAGGGAGGATCCTGCCCGGGTGATTGCAGCGTTAAGGGAGCTTTATGGCTGTGTTGACTCATATGTAGCCCTGCAGAAAGCGTTCTTTTCTCGGCACCAGCAGGAGGGGGAAACCTTGCAAGAGTTTTCCCTCGCCCTGATGAGTTTAATGGCTGCTGTTAAACAGCAAGCCCCCACTGACATGCCCAATGCTGAAGAGTTGCTTCGCGACCAGTTTGTAGAGCACGTAAGTGACGGTGCCTTGCGCCGTGAGTTGAAACAGTTTGTGCGTCGCAATTTAACAGCTACCCTGTTGGAGGTTAGAGCCGAAGCCATTAGGTGGGAACGGGAGGGTTCCTCGGGAGGAGCTAGAGGCCGAAGTTATTCTGTCCCTTCAGTTTTTGGGTTGCAGTATGGGGTCCAATGTCCCCAGACCACAGCAGCCTCCCCCATGCGGTCGGAGTTGACTGAAATGAGGGAAATGTTGAAGCTACAGCAGGAACAGTTAAATAAACTTACGGAGGGTCTCTTAGCGCTCCAAGGTCCGAGGTGGAGTAATCCTGCTGGTCGTAGCCCCCTAATTTGCAGACGTTGTCGACAGCCAGGCCATTTCGCTAAAGACTGTGATGGGGTCCGGGTTCCTTCTCAGTCCACGGCACActctcagcagtctgggaggcagggtGGACGGGTGGCACCGTCGGAAAACTAA